AACACTACTGTTttatgagagaaagagagccaAACAACCACTGCTAAAATTCAATGAAATCCCATAGTAGCTTTGAAGGCAGGAGCATCCGGAGGCGGTGAAGGCAACACCGTCAACGCCAATACACCACTTACCGCTGCCGCAATCGCTCCTAACACAAATGCTGGAATGTTTCCACCACCGAATAGTTCGTCGAATGGTCCACCTCCCACAGATATTACCATCTATATTTAACCaagaaaccaaatatatatattagtcaTAATTTTTCCTAAATGAAAATAAGTAAAACTGATTTTAAACGGGTTTTTACCTGAGGGACGACAATGGCTAGATTCAGAACACCTAGGGAAAGTCCTGtggaagaaaagataaaaagctTTAGGAATCAAGATTACAAATTTTCGTAGGCTATAGAAATTGTAAATTTGGTATATCGCGTATATATGGTCACTCAAacgaatatataaatattggtTACTTATAGAATCTTCTCAATAAGTTATTAAATTACGAATCTGCACGTATTAAATGCTTTTAGCTTTTTTAGGTCCCAACACTTTAAGAAGATTGTCGACTTTGattatccaaaacaaaaagggtaattttagattaaataaaaagctcaaaaatagaatatttacCTTGGCCGGCACCGGAATTGGTTGAAAATATGGAAGCTAGTGCAAAAGGAATGCTAAACGTAATCTGCagttaataaaaatgaaaaaaaattcatcaaattAGGTTATTGATTTACTTCTTTCCTTATTATAAACGACAAATCAGATATAGTACTAAAATAATTAGCCAAtggataaacaaaaaaaaaaacagagagagagatacttACGGCTTGGGGGATACCGAGGATGGCGAAGAGAGTTAAAGCACCAGCTGTGACGTTACCAGGTGGACCTGTTTTAGCGCCGCCGTGATCTCGTCGGTGATTCTCAGCTTGTTTCGTAACCACAACCGTCATGGCCAAGCAAATGGCGAGGATGAAGTTAACAATACCCCAAAGCCTTTTAGCTCCTCCCAATTTCCGACCAATCCATTCAACACCAAGAGACATGAAACCAAGAACAATAGCGTTAAGCATAAGCCCCAAAGCACCAGCTCTGACTCCGTCGTTGTAAAGCTTCTTAGAGGCTGCGGTTGCGGTTGCGTCTGAGTTTCCTCCGTACACCTCACGGCCCATCCAATCAGTGTCGAAGAGAAGGAAAGGGAACCAAGCGATCCAGTTTAGTGCAGTGACTATAAGAAGCATCCACATGGGTCTTTTTAGTTCCTTGAAAGCTCCGAAGATTTCTCCGAAAAACGGAACGTTGGAGGCTTTTCCATCGGCTGTTGGCTCTGGCGTCCATGGCTTCTCCTTCACGTAACAGAGAGATACGAAAGTGACTATGAGGAGAAGCGTTATGGATAGGAAAAAACACGTTTTGAGGTTTGCGCAGTAGAGATCGCATGACTCAGTCATCGTGAAAGGCACAACTTTGTAGAGATTTCTGTAAGATCCCGCAGCGTAACCCAAAACGTTTCCAACCGCCATGAAAAACGAGAAAAACGCGTTTGCGGTTCGCGTTTTCTTAGCGTTCCCTGCTGATAAATCAGCCAAGAAAGCTCTGCAGGGTCCTTGTAAGGTGTTGTTAGCCACGTCAAGAATCCAAAACCCGAGAGCGAATATCGCTATGGCTCGCGTTTTCGGCGGTTTGTCAAGCTGATCGCCCATGCTGTGACCTATATCGGCAGCGTAACCGATAAGGAAAACAGCAACGGTGACTAAACCAGCTCCAGCGACGATGAAGGGACGACGACGGCCGAATCTTGAGGTGCAACGGTCACTGTGGTAACCGACGATAGGCTGAACAAGCATACCGGAGATTGGACCACAGAGCCAAATCAGAGAAGCCCATTTATGTGGGATTCCGAGTAGCTGCACGTAAGGAGTCAACAGAGATAACTGTAAAGCCCAACCGAACTGTACACCGGCGGCAATGGAAGACACCGATATGATCTTACGAAGCCGTTCCGGCTGATCTAACTCACCCGTCTGCGTTTCCAACGCAGACGCACCATTTGCAGCTTTCTCCATTGGATGGCTGACCATATTTGACAAACcaagaaagtaagaaaaaaaagaaatttctttgAGAGGGTTTTTGGTGGTTGTTGCGGTGGTTGTagtggtggaggaagaggaagagtggAGAGGTATTTATAGGAAGAGAAGGATAGGATTATCCGAAGAGGAGACAGTGAAGTTAAGAGAGCCTTGAGGcatagaaaagagaaaacagagctGTGTCTATAGCGTAGGGTATCTTCGTGACACGTGTCTGTcgtatattatttttttctgttttgtatttaattattttcttcttttttagcgtaatatattattttctgtttttggaaCTTAAATCTTTTAGATTTTACCTTCACACAAACTATCTTACTGATATGGACGTTCGATTCTCAAAGacactttattttatttccatcttttagttatataatagtaatgaaaattaaatgagaatatgttaaaaaaaaaccatgaaGCGAGAAATTCGGATAGAGAAAAGTCAGAAACAATATGTAAGGGCATATACTATGTTGATAGATATATTCGgattgatttttcttgtgatttttatattaggtaaagagaaagaatataACTTTCGAATTTCGATCCGAGCGAGTGGCACTAGAATAATTTTCGGTGATaacatttttctaataaactattattgttttattttcagacGAAAGCGTAAAAATATCTAtcacttttcttatttcaaaagaattttttttgaaacactctttttagatatttaaatgTGTTAGTAAATTATTGGACAGTTTTATAACTGCATTTTCACCTCTCCCACTGTTTATTTGTACTGCGCGATACAATTGTTTAATACAAATGACAAATCACACTTatgaaattgacaaaaaaaaaaaaaatcacacttatgaaatattgaaatgtattaaataatttgaaaatataaacataaatggtGTGCTATTTTGCATGCATATAATCacctttttgaaaataattaatttctatGCTCTTAAACTATTTAAATGTGGTGTGAAGAGAATAAAGACAGAGAATAATAGTATCCTCAGGCAATCACATAAGCAAAGTAGTTACATAAAACATGTTTTgggaaaatattaaaagaggTTGTCTTAAATTATGAAGACAGTTTGACTTATCTTCTCTGATCCACatctaaatgaaaattaaacataCATATCTGGATGTTACGATCACAATTATCGATCTCTTCCGTTATCTCTGAAGTCTCGAACCTACATGCAATGTCATGGACTTGACACTTGTAATCAATAAATTATGTTAATTTAACCTTTTAAAACAGTAAAagtatgtgttttttttgttctttaatttAACCAGACGAgtcaaaagaaagaatattataacattaataattcaaatatcCCCCAAATAATTAACTATCTGGCTACATATATATACGGATATACATATGATTATATTCATATAATCACCATTTAAAAATTccttaaaaaagaaacacttgAGTTTTTcatgcatatattttttaccaaaaaaaatgccGATCAAGTATCtgaaatgtataaatataactgtaaactcatatatatatataagttatagagcaaagaaaaaacatataaactttATGGATGAGACAACATAACACTGAAAACAGATaactaataatataaaatacataaaaccCTTTACTAACatccgcaaaaaaaaaaagcaccaTTTACGAACAACCAATTAGTTTTAAGTTAGTTTAATTCCAAAGTAAATTTGGTTGATATCTGGAAAACTAGTTCGTTGAAACCTTGTGATCGGATTATAATTAGTGGGTAAAATCATTCCCATAGTCTTGTGTTGAAATTATATCTAGTTTGTCCACattgttatttgtttctcCGTTTTCAAAGGATACTATATGTTTCCGAATTCTTATAGACAAAAAAACGGGAGTTCAAATGTCTGGCCACTAACAATGATCAATGACCAATCACATAAAAGGGGGAATACCAATTTACCGAAATCTGGTAAATGTCTCCCACAAAACAAAGTGGATTATGTATCATTGCAGTTCATATGCAAATGATTTCATGGTCCATTATAACAGTTAATAATAGAAAGTAACTTGGTGTGTGAAATTAATATGAAAccagattttatttataaatgtagGTTCATATGAGAAATTATAGTGGCCttgaacttttattttttggtaagtgATTGTAGTTTTATTAATTCCAAAACATTAGGGTCGGGGATGGGGACCCCAAAAGAAGGTTGTAGTTAGTTTGCGTTAAAAGATTTGTGCTTTGTTCCATCATTATGCACCCCTAGTTGATAATGACTCGGCAACATGTGTTTTGCCTcaattttcctcttttttcttatttttaaatttagaatattaGAAGGGTCAACATATAAATCACGAGACCATAATAATCTTTGTTTAATCGTTCGAATGAAATGAATAATAactgaacaaaataaatttttaaaaaaaatcttaactAATTAAGACGAATGGGATACTGCGAGCCCTGAGGTTGCTAGCTAGGAGTGACATGAATCCAACGCCGAAATTTTTGAGGTGCGTGGGATCATAATATAAAGGGTATCACCATATGGGTTGATAAACAAATTCGAAATCTGATTTCAGCAATACGATTATTAGGCGACAAGCAGTATGACGATGCCTATTTAAAACTGGATTCACTCCCATGACTAGTTAACCTCGACTCTTAGCTTgtttaaacattttctttaaacaTTTTCGAAAAATCATCAGAAATCTTTAGAGCTTACTTTTTCAAACATACGAAgcacaaattataaaaacgtatatttgtttttttaaatataatttaatattacactaaaaaaaaaaatatcgaatccaaaaataaaaaatggcaTTAGTTATATACTgagttctaaattttaatgatCTAAGGCTTGGGTACTAGATTTGAAGTACCAAATACATAAAtatcttgaaaaaatattcGGACATTTACAAACAAAGTCGTCCAATGGGCCAAGCGGATCAAGCAATAGTTTGCGGCCGTTAATATTAACATGTTATTTCGGCCCATTTTTAGTCCAACGGTTTAGTTATATCATAAAAACCATTATTTTTCggatttgaaattttaatcGATATGTATCTTGAAAAAGTTTCGAAACAGCCGTgtgtattttattaaaaattgttgGCGATTTAGATTTATGAAATTTTCCTAATCAGTATCACAAACATGAATTACATGTTTCAGTCGTCcactttgaaaaaaagaaagaaaaaagctctAAAAACACTCCAAAGTAGGGCAAAACGTAAAGTATAAATTGTACTCCAAAATATATCAGGATTTATTaacttgaaaataaatttgaccgaaagaagaataaaatagTAGAAAAGGTTATAGAGAATTCATTTAATAATAACTCAGAGATTTCGAATGACGTGGTGTTAGCGGTTCTAGGGATTAACAATCTTGTGGCAAATAAATGTATGACAAAGTTGAttattactctttttcttttttgggttaaaatgGGAGGCTACTGTAACTATCCATTTTAACGATTTAACGGCTACTCTCTCTAAATAATTAGTACTgtagtatatttatttatctgtCTCAagtgtttatataataagtttaTATTTGTGATGTCATTATAATATGTTTACATGCGTTAAAGTTAGATCGTTATAACTTCTCGGTTGACAATAAAGCTTCGTCGTTTAGCTAATACGAATTAATTCTTCTCTATATTTCAACTCTTGCATGGTTCGATACTCCCAatgctgattttttttctatataaaaatcatagtATTAATTAGAATGAATGCTTCAAGCTTTGGAAAAATATCCGACCATAATAAAGGGCTTGAATAtgtgttattatatttatttttagcaaaattaataaagaaattttgagaTGCTTTAAATTCGCAAGACGTGTTCATCgagttaaaaatatttctctatttttttgttcttttaaaaagtaagTAACACCAAACTTATAATCATGACAAAAGGGAGATCACagctaaactaaaaaaaaaggataacaAAAGCGAgactaaacataaactttgataataattttattacaaaaatatataaataaaaaggatCAGAATGGTCGgtagaaaaagaattattgacgaataaatttatttttgtttgaaaaaaaagagattgacACGTCGCCAATGGGAAGAGTGAAGTTTACGCGCACTCGGAGATAAACCAAACAGAGGAAAGCGGTTAGACTCCGTTAATGACTCATTTTGtcggaaaagagaagagacttGGTTGacttttgtttgacaaactgAAAGAGATTTTAACTGTTGTGTCCTAAGTAAACGACTAACGGACAAAGTCTCATTGTTCGTATATCAGTGATGAGTAATTAAGTTACGTTTTCCGTTTCGTTGATACGTGtaggtttttatttatttatttaagaagcctgaatttatcaaaatcgagaggtttgttgattttggagTTTATTTACACATGTTGTTGCATGTGAGATTACTTCGTTTACAATAATTAGCTCGGAAACATGTACAAATGTCGCATAACTTTTACTCGTTACTCTCCATGCATTTCAAACATggacaaacacaaaaaaaaattcccaaagtttaacattttgaaatgGAATAGTTTTAGCAGTTTTTGTTAGAGCTTGGCAAAaaatttcattacaaaaaaaagaagttggcAAAATATATTGGATCCAAGATTCGAACTAGTATGGTCCGAGAAACATAAGGTTTTTGGATTCGGATCCgaatttctatattttaaatttaaatcaagATATATAGATCCGTTTCATATATggttttttctaacaaaatgtgtttatgatttatagtaaagaatatttcaaaacaGGGTCTATATAGATAGACATGTGTACGTctaatgtgtatatatagtcGCAAACTAATAACTATATATGGTTAAATCCATATTCATATCATCATAATTCATATGTTAAGATGGATAAAATTGACACgtaaatgttatttttctcGAATACGCAAGTCACCATTCATTCAACCATCCAAAAATATTAGGGACTATTCAACATTCGAAtcttttataaagaaaaggaagttaGGCGTTAAAATTTTGTcaaactgaaaagaaaaaaaaaaaccataggCTAGACTTTAACCACTGCTTGATACTACAACGTAGCTATTAATTTTCATAGAAAAATTGGTACCAACCAAATCTCTTTCAAATCATCAGcacaaagataataaaatcTAGGCAAGTAAAGAATCTCCCCCTTTTTTTGGTGGTTGAGCAATTTCTAGATCCATCGAACCGTCACACAAGATAGTCGAATCAAGCATCTAAGTCGCTTTATTTTCCTCCCAAAATCCTTCACGGATTTTATACACCATGAGCATCTataattataactaaaatacCTTAAACACTATTGTAAAAAATTTGgacaaattttctaaaataaaaatgcttacaaaaccaaattctcTTCTGAGGAATCCAAACAATAAGTTCTCTTTCTGCTTATGTCACGATGATTTTAATTCAGTtagtaagaaaaaagtaaatattgctttctataaaataaattaaaattttattaactaaaatgcattatatatatatatatatatataggtcaGCTTGAAAGCTAGATTCAGTAATGTTATACACTAATAAACgagttaataaaatttataaattcaaacatCATTCCTTGACACGTTTTAATTACAACATTATTTTGCACTACATcctatttatttgttattttaactaataatGACAAACATATGTTGATATATCAATTTATGATGTTCAGATTACTTTCCACTTATAATtctatattcatttttaaCTGTATGGATCAACCTCTTTATATCATGCAATTATGTAACccaataaatataaaactgaAGGAAATTTCAAATTAGATTATTTGGGTGGGTTGGATGAACTCATATAATTTTCACATTTCTGGATGATATAAGAGTAAGGTTATTTATTATGTGTTtatcttatttaatttgtttgtaagGGTTTTCAACGTGACGTAttaatttgatgaaattgagaatATGACATTAcgacaccaaaacaaaaccccaataagggaaaaataaaacaaattatttaagGCTGTGTATCCTAACCAGTCCCCAGTATCCAAGGAGTCTTTTTCATTACATCAACCTGTTGGGCAACTTGGTCTTCTAGATGACAGAATCACACCATGCACAGCTCAAAAgaataatataagaaaaaagtaaataaatattaaaatttcaaagaatCTAATTGTAATAAATATCTAACtgaaggaaaacaaattaatttatgatttttggtcATCATTACTcttgttaattattattttgaatacaatttaaaaaaacaaatctctctaaaaataattaaatatctatataCTAAAAGATTGGTTTTTCCTAGAGTAAAATGGATATTAAACTCCCACAAAATATCATACTATAACAACATTGCAGCCTAAAGATTAATAATTTATGTGTATTAAGACATAATGAAAAACAGCTAGTCCAATGAGAGAACGAGAGAAATGGGGCACAGAGAATAATTACGACCGTTACCAGTTTCAATcgaaaaaatgtaaataacacaaataaataaataacataatgactttttataaatttgggGAATATATGGTTGGACACGTGTTACATAAACCATATTGAGTTGCTTCGCACCGAAAGATACAACTATGAGCTTTTGGGGTCGGCTTGGCTGTCTTTTGTCTGGTCCGAGTCCGAGAAGGCCACAACTCGTAGGGTCCAATCGAATTTACTAACAACTGCTCCTTAACTAATTCCGTGTTCCTTAAACTTCTTTTCATTACAATTAATTAACCTGTCACGCGGATCAAGCCGGTCATAGAAATCATGGATCGGACGTTGATTAATTTGCCATTACTTTGATGGATTACTTTACTATTCTTTACCGTTACACACCCTCTCTGGTTACACTGTTGCCGACACATCTTATAAAAAATGTCGTTATGTGATGGTCATGATGGTTTAATAATTACTTAGTAATTTTTCACTTGTTTGTTTGGTGAGTCAAACCGAAAGCAATGACGATCGAGGAAATTTCGTTACGTTTATGCTTACAAACTCAAATCCTGATGAGTGAATACGTGTCTGGGTCAATGACACATGAATAATGTTTGTCGGAGTAATTCACAAGAACTATGAGGAGGCTTTCCGGACAAATTCTTTGATGTATGCTTATTAGGTTCGTTCTCATAgggtttgacaaaaaattaaattcaaaaatttaaaatttggagTTTTAACTTATGTTTGTAATGTTGTTATATCACAAAATGATTCATTATACCTGACTTTATAAATCCATTGGAACTTAACAAATAATGGTCGAATATTaccaatatatacaaataatacaATGACCAGAAAAGGTTATGGCATAAATGTTTGGTCCATTTTCTCTAGAAGTTCACAGATTTCGCATCCAAAAACTTGTATTAGGTTTTCTATAGTTTAAACTTTACACTATTTATCACTTCAATACACAATTGCGAAAGAGATTTCGCACATGATCGGTTGACACACTTTCTCAACGCCACGAGGCCATCCACATAaggtcttatatatatatatatatattgttatttttatcaaaaggTGTAGTTTCAGATTGACACAAATATTTGACGATGATGGTGTGATCACCTACCCACACTTTTGTTTCCTCCTAAAAGATGACCACCCAACCcaatattttatgattcaatCACAAGCCGACGTCAGTAAAGTAGACTAAGTAGTAAACTTGTAAATACAGTTAAGATGAGTTGATTGTCGTCAAGAAATACTTGTAAAgtgttaatattatttcttgACCAAAATATGAGCTAAAGTTTGAAAACCTGAACAATATGAAATTCGGAAAAACTCACCGAAATATAAAGATAAGTTATTACTGAATGCAGAAATACCTACTTTACATTCTAAAGTTACATTTTTTCACACTATACAAAATATAGATTTGAACCCGAATGACTATCGACAGATCGACAACACTAGCATaaacaactaaacaaaaagttttttttttttggttcttagaAAAATTAGATTTCAGTATTAAATCTGTACATTAGAAATAATTCCATAGTAGaatttttatagtttcttAGATAAGTAGCAATTATTTCCTAGAATAGCTTATGTATTATAagctcttttgattttttttttattcaacttAAATTTCATACCTTCTAGAATATCTTTTTTGAGTATTGTTTGGCATAAACAATATGGTACCAATTATTCCCGAATCCCGATCACAGAGAATATAAAAAGTATTCAAATTCAAGTTTGAAAGAGTATCATCACTGTCCGGTTCATTGGCCAAGTGGGATTGCGGTCTCCACCACTTTTGCTATAATATACGGTCCATGTTTAAACTGGTCGAGCCGGGTGTTATACCTAAACGGTAACGTTTAACTCAGCCACAATACAAACTCAATTAAGTACAAGAATCACAACCCTTCCACTTGTATATTTCTTTACTTATCAAGTAAtcttattttgataaataattcatggaataaatataatataattaaggaTGCACATATAATTACTGGCTTTTGGACGACGCTGGCAATGGCTAAAATATCTAGATAAgattagttatataaaaacGAAATTTCATCATGGGCatcaaatttatatagaaTATAATGTCATACgttagaacaaaaaagagagcCTTTTTCCACTATATTAactaatttcttaaaatattcaGCATCTTCAAATAGTTACTTCATCATTTTATATAGTATGGTAATTAATATTCCTAACCTAGAGAGAAATTGTTCTatataaatactattttaatcgagtttcaattaaaaacaagagaacGCTACAACTAATCTAAAAACTAGAACTAAAAATATACAGTAACAACGCCAAAtggataaaaaaattatttgaagttatcatgatatattaaaaaccaTTCATGATTATATATGATGGTTTACATTTTACATTCGAGACTTTGATCACGAGACAATGGATTGATGGATCGTCATAATTTATCGAAGTATCTTTTgttacaaataaaaaccatCGAAGCCGCATAAAATCATGTGGATCAATGCATCTTGCAATAGTTAAGTAACAAAAGTAAAACCTGAAACGTGTGTTAAcccattttgttctttgaacaaagaaacccattttcatattcttaattataatcatcatttctattgtatattttaatgaattatTTAAGATAATTTCTATATAAGAATCATATGAATCTTAGTGCTCTTTTTACTAATCATATTGATCATATTCGCAAGGGTAAGTGGTGTACGAGTGACTGTGTGAAAAAGGGATAGCTAAGAAAAAGATgcacacacaaacacaacttCACGACAAAAGATGCCGTGAAGAATTTGGCTCAAGGATTGCGAGAATAATCAACACTTGTTTGGTATAGTGCCTTACATGCATCTACATTTACaaatcacacacacacaccctATAACAAGATCCATTTACATTggataaatataattttatataaatgcaTCTCAAATTGATGAGAAtccaacaaattttaattaaaaagaataccAAAATTTATCTAGTTTGAcccaaatttaagaaaaaataactagATCAACACTCCAACATTATGGTTTACTTGAATGACacaaattttatgttaaaagACCAAATACTCATTTTATTTCCAGTTctattaaactaaaacaattaaatagaaaactataaaaaagaaaatacaaaacgaaaaaaataaacgaaaaaaaataaaacgaaataaaaaatgcaaaaaaaccaaattaactTAATcaccaaacacacacaaaaatgaatCACTCTCttaaaaaagatagaaataaACCCGCCTACTTTTCacataatatttgttttttttcagaaatataTTCCccacatttttaataaaaattaagggtaattttaactttttatttctaaCATAGCAAAAAAGATATTATGGTCATTAAAATAACCCTATATTTAGGtcaaactagttttttttctcttaaaattaTGCTATCATCATAGTTTTGTTGTATGTGGTTTACTTATGTAATAAatcacatacatataataCATATGCAAATATGTGATTAATAAAAAGGAAGATAACATTGGGCACAGATGAAATGGTCATTAATAGTCAAAGGTATGGGACAATGTTGATACATGGGAATGGTGTGTTTTGATTCGAACCAACCCCAACAAGCACAACAATGACAATTAtaattagtatataataaaaaaggttttgtAATAATGTCCTTTGTGGAATTCTAATTCCAATATTCTCATTTATTGGCCacataaaagaataaataaaagagaaaaatgcCCATCTCCCAAATTCCCGAATTCAATAACAACTACGATTGGTTCGATGATATGTATCGTGATAAGAATAAATTACGTTTCAGCATCCTTTCAGTATTACTGTTTCGTTCCATATTGtcatgatttgatttgttaatgtaatttttttcttcgattGATATATTCCTCGTTATGTTGCTCTTTTTTCGAAGTTAATACATTCTCACCTTCGAACACTAAGTTTTTTCTcgctctttttgttttaattttagaaaatagttttgtgatttgatATCTATTATGAAGTTCGAATATATgcttatatatacatcaatatAAGTTATGGTGTCCAGCTTTAAGTGAAGCATAATGTACTCTTGTGATGCCGTTTTGTTGATTAAGACAGTTGATTCTGATTTGGTACATGATATagatcaaattaaatttcaagTAACATCCCTAAATAAAAAGATCGTTGATATATCTCAAATTAACGTTAAGtttactctctcaaataaaagatCGTAGTTAGTATTTAAAGATCGAATTCCactaaaattttgttgttcaCACAATAAACTATTGATGTTTGATATTAAGCcaaataaaatagataaaaaatttaagacAAGAAATCAGTTACATAAAGATGTAGATCAAATGATTAAGACGTCAGATATACAAAtattctcaggaaatagaTAAACTGTAGATCTACTTATATATGATTAGAGTTGTTAACACACCGTTCTATAACTCAAATCACTAATGTAAAGTTAACCAACGCTAGTCGCATCAACTAACTATGCCTAATAACTAAAGATCCTAATGCTAGTTGCAATAAAAAAAGCTCGATCTCCAGACAGCAGCCCAAAATCTTGATTACGTTCATGTGATTAATTTGAGAGAGTATGAGCACTTCGTTGATGAAGTGCTCTACTTGGCTACTGTCTCCTAGTCGAGCTTTTTTTATTGCAACTATGAAATTATCCGACAGTATCCCTTTGTACACTTTTCCCTGGCCTCCCTGGCCCAATATCCTGCTCTCATCATAACTATTAGTTGCTTCCTTCATGGCTTCCTcagtaaatattttaacatcAACATTTGATGGCCCTGATCCTGAGAGTCGATGTATCAACATGCCACCGCCATTTTGCTCGAAGAATATTTGTCGGAGCTCAATGTCTTTACGGTGcttaattttctgttttatacAGCTAACGATAACAAGCAAGACGATCAAGACGCCGATGGTGGTTCTTGATCACAACATCATAGGTGATTAGAGTAAACTGATCAGGGAAACAATCAAGTCCAGAAACAGCGAATGAATC
This sequence is a window from Arabidopsis thaliana chromosome 1 sequence. Protein-coding genes within it:
- a CDS encoding Protein kinase superfamily protein (Protein kinase superfamily protein; FUNCTIONS IN: protein kinase activity, kinase activity, calcium ion binding, ATP binding; INVOLVED IN: protein amino acid phosphorylation; LOCATED IN: cellular_component unknown; EXPRESSED IN: 9 plant structures; EXPRESSED DURING: LP.04 four leaves visible, 4 anthesis, F mature embryo stage, petal differentiation and expansion stage, LP.08 eight leaves visible; CONTAINS InterPro DOMAIN/s: EGF-like calcium-binding, conserved site (InterPro:IPR018097), Protein kinase, catalytic domain (InterPro:IPR000719), EGF-like calcium-binding (InterPro:IPR001881), Serine-threonine/tyrosine-protein kinase (InterPro:IPR001245), Protein kinase-like domain (InterPro:IPR011009); BEST Arabidopsis thaliana protein match is: wall associated kinase 4 (TAIR:AT1G21210.1); Has 17182 Blast hits to 16977 proteins in 349 species: Archae - 4; Bacteria - 9; Metazoa - 1405; Fungi - 31; Plants - 15495; Viruses - 26; Other Eukaryotes - 212 (source: NCBI BLink).), whose product is MIIKSSAHSTGNPYVLNGCKDIDECKELANGRPNICTDGGTCQNSPESYRCDLRDQKESDDPHLCRTTIGVLIVLLVIVSCIKQKIKHRKDIELRQIFFEQNGGGMLIHRLSGSGPSNVDVKIFTEEAMKEATNSYDESRILGQGGQGKVYKGILSDNFIVAIKKARLGDSSQVEHFINEVLILSQINHMNVIKILGCCLEIELFLLQLALGSLVIRHS